The following are encoded in a window of Gloeothece citriformis PCC 7424 genomic DNA:
- a CDS encoding methylmalonic aciduria and homocystinuria type D protein, protein MEVQISVHPPTDYVKTNFKNFLPDWSSPRVSVIIVLQRSQLPLNNQGTEVEKEKSRLRKRFIYFGCALSRALDEKGFVTDLLDPRSGYALFSNQGTQTHDDSRVVNQLLKIPIIENSLCKPLVHPSWGTAVYPGILMSTAQAETIRPLMEKVALNKGWKI, encoded by the coding sequence ATGGAAGTTCAAATCTCCGTTCATCCGCCGACTGATTACGTTAAAACTAATTTCAAAAACTTCTTACCCGATTGGTCATCTCCTCGAGTATCAGTTATTATTGTCCTCCAGCGATCGCAACTTCCGCTCAATAACCAAGGAACTGAGGTGGAAAAAGAAAAAAGCAGGTTACGAAAAAGGTTTATCTATTTTGGCTGTGCTTTATCGAGAGCCTTGGATGAAAAAGGATTTGTCACAGATTTACTCGATCCTCGTTCTGGCTATGCCCTCTTTTCAAATCAAGGTACACAGACTCACGATGATTCTAGGGTGGTCAATCAGTTATTGAAGATCCCCATTATTGAAAATAGTCTATGTAAGCCTCTGGTTCATCCGAGTTGGGGAACGGCGGTTTATCCGGGCATCTTGATGAGTACAGCACAAGCTGAAACGATTAGGCCGCTTATGGAAAAGGTCGCTTTAAACAAGGGTTGGAAGATTTAG
- a CDS encoding tyrosine-type recombinase/integrase: MPARPQNLVKNDFKKKANRHPQKQTDLRMARVEEFLRARSLSSNSQKAYRRELKRFINWSNKPLNQITPRQIVQYKEYLQGESLAASSINRALCAVKSFFAWLEETYQTQNPTVSVALNKLPSLPAFDLSDKEIEALQLVLPQRPEVMRKRDAAIIAVLRHGLRACEVVALNLGDYDGVRVHVRVGKDDSGGTVPLDATARAAINAYLQQRREKGEKFSATAPMFASHSPVPGKPTRLGYQGLYYLIKELGSNAGIENLTPHRLRHTFATNLLLKGMDSLHARTLTRHKSEVSFKRYAKRALSAAAERAFYEAIGEEPP; encoded by the coding sequence ATGCCGGCCCGTCCCCAAAACCTAGTCAAAAATGATTTTAAAAAAAAGGCCAACCGCCACCCTCAAAAGCAGACCGACTTGAGAATGGCTAGGGTAGAAGAGTTTTTGAGGGCGCGATCGCTCTCAAGCAATAGCCAAAAAGCTTACCGGCGGGAGTTAAAAAGATTCATCAACTGGTCAAATAAACCTTTAAATCAAATTACGCCTCGACAAATCGTTCAGTATAAAGAATATTTACAAGGAGAGTCATTAGCGGCCAGTTCGATCAATCGGGCATTATGTGCGGTTAAAAGTTTTTTCGCTTGGTTAGAAGAAACTTACCAGACACAAAATCCAACTGTTAGCGTTGCCCTTAATAAATTACCTTCCCTACCCGCGTTTGACTTGAGCGACAAAGAAATAGAAGCTCTACAACTGGTTTTACCACAACGCCCCGAGGTGATGCGAAAAAGAGATGCGGCGATTATTGCGGTACTGCGACATGGATTAAGAGCTTGCGAGGTTGTCGCTTTAAATTTAGGAGATTATGACGGGGTACGGGTTCATGTACGAGTGGGCAAAGACGACAGTGGTGGAACCGTCCCCCTGGACGCAACAGCACGGGCTGCCATAAATGCTTATTTACAACAACGGCGAGAAAAAGGAGAAAAGTTTAGTGCGACTGCACCAATGTTTGCGTCCCACAGTCCGGTTCCGGGTAAACCAACGAGGTTAGGATATCAGGGTTTGTACTATTTAATTAAAGAATTAGGGTCGAATGCCGGAATTGAGAACTTAACGCCACACCGCCTCAGACACACCTTCGCCACCAATCTTTTGCTCAAAGGAATGGATAGTCTCCACGCGAGAACCTTAACCCGTCATAAATCCGAAGTGAGTTTTAAGCGCTATGCCAAACGGGCGTTGAGTGCAGCAGCTGAACGAGCGTTTTATGAAGCGATAGGGGAAGAACCCCCCTAA
- a CDS encoding SDR family NAD(P)-dependent oxidoreductase, whose translation MNSIQHHPYFFILVAVGTFVILFIFLRWWQESRYNFKDKTVLITGGSRGLGLVMARHLLRQGARLAICGRDTASLEVAKTELEETGGKVLTIPCDVSNLAQVQQLIETVNTSLGDIDVLINNAGIIQVGPYQTMTLSDYETAMKVHFWGPLYTSQAVVPTMRKRKTGRIVNISSIGGKISVPHLLPYSASKFALVGLSQGMRSELARDGIIVTTVCPGLMQTGSTENAFFKGHHRSEYTWFSLSDSLPIVSMSADAAARQILAACRRGASEVILSIPAQIATRFHGLFPGLTSDLLKWVNRLLPSPGGIGDEQRPGKASHSSLSPSALTVLNNQAIRHHNELETDES comes from the coding sequence ATGAACAGTATTCAACACCATCCTTATTTTTTTATTCTAGTCGCTGTAGGCACATTTGTAATCTTGTTTATTTTTTTACGGTGGTGGCAGGAGAGTCGATATAATTTTAAAGATAAAACCGTCTTAATTACGGGAGGGTCTCGCGGTTTGGGGTTAGTTATGGCACGTCATCTACTCAGGCAGGGAGCGCGTTTAGCTATCTGTGGTCGAGATACGGCTTCTTTGGAAGTCGCTAAAACCGAGTTAGAAGAAACGGGAGGGAAAGTGTTAACTATTCCTTGCGATGTGAGCAATTTAGCTCAAGTCCAGCAACTAATCGAAACAGTTAATACCTCTTTAGGTGATATTGATGTGCTGATTAATAATGCAGGAATTATTCAGGTTGGCCCGTATCAAACGATGACTCTATCGGATTACGAAACCGCTATGAAGGTTCATTTTTGGGGTCCTCTTTATACGAGCCAAGCCGTTGTTCCTACTATGAGAAAACGAAAAACGGGTCGGATTGTTAATATTTCCTCTATAGGCGGGAAAATTAGTGTTCCTCATTTATTGCCCTATAGTGCTAGCAAGTTTGCTCTGGTTGGACTTTCTCAAGGAATGCGTTCTGAATTAGCTCGTGATGGAATTATTGTGACTACTGTTTGTCCTGGTTTAATGCAAACAGGTAGTACAGAAAACGCTTTTTTTAAAGGTCATCATCGTTCTGAATATACTTGGTTTAGTCTGAGCGATTCCCTTCCTATTGTATCGATGAGTGCAGACGCGGCAGCGCGTCAAATTTTGGCGGCTTGTCGGCGAGGTGCTTCTGAAGTCATTTTATCTATCCCTGCACAAATCGCCACCCGTTTTCATGGTTTATTTCCCGGACTAACCAGTGATCTTTTAAAATGGGTTAACCGATTACTTCCGTCCCCAGGTGGAATTGGCGATGAACAACGACCTGGAAAAGCGAGTCATTCATCATTATCTCCCTCAGCTTTAACTGTGTTGAATAATCAGGCTATACGGCATCATAATGAGCTTGAAACAGACGAATCATAA
- a CDS encoding zinc-dependent alcohol dehydrogenase family protein, producing the protein MLAMVLETPRQPLIIRELPLPTPNPSQVLLRVKACGVCRTDLHIVDGELSQPKLPLILGHQIVAEVVECGEKVTQFKKGERVGVPWLGKTCCACHYCQSGRENLCEQALFTGYQLDGGYAEYTVADEQFCFFLPEGYPDLEVAPLLCAGLIGYRSYRMVGQAQRIGFYGFGAAAHILIQLACYQGREVYAFTRRGDTQGQQFARSLGAVWAGSSEQSPPHPLDGAIIFAPAGELVPMALQAVAKGGIVVCAGIHMSDIPSFPYKILWEERMIRSVANLTRQDGEEFLELAPVIPVHTQVEVFPLIKANEALEALRLGKFNGAAVLVMD; encoded by the coding sequence ATGCTAGCTATGGTTTTGGAAACACCCCGTCAACCTTTGATTATAAGGGAACTTCCTCTTCCTACTCCTAACCCATCTCAAGTGTTATTGCGGGTAAAAGCTTGTGGAGTATGCAGAACCGACTTACACATTGTTGATGGGGAGTTGAGTCAGCCAAAACTCCCTCTAATTTTAGGACATCAAATTGTCGCAGAAGTTGTCGAGTGTGGAGAAAAGGTCACTCAATTTAAAAAAGGAGAGAGAGTTGGTGTTCCTTGGCTAGGAAAAACTTGTTGTGCTTGCCATTATTGCCAAAGTGGTCGAGAAAATCTGTGTGAGCAAGCTTTATTTACGGGTTATCAATTAGATGGGGGTTATGCAGAATATACGGTTGCCGATGAGCAATTTTGTTTTTTCCTTCCCGAAGGATATCCCGATTTAGAAGTTGCCCCTTTACTATGTGCAGGATTAATTGGCTATCGTTCTTATCGAATGGTAGGGCAAGCTCAACGCATCGGATTTTACGGTTTTGGGGCTGCCGCTCATATTTTAATTCAATTAGCTTGTTACCAAGGTCGAGAAGTGTACGCTTTTACTCGCAGGGGAGATACACAAGGACAACAATTCGCTCGTTCTTTAGGGGCAGTTTGGGCGGGCAGTTCTGAGCAAAGCCCTCCTCACCCGCTAGATGGGGCCATTATCTTCGCGCCGGCAGGGGAATTAGTGCCTATGGCTTTACAAGCAGTCGCCAAAGGAGGAATAGTGGTTTGCGCGGGCATACACATGAGTGATATTCCTTCATTTCCCTATAAAATTTTATGGGAAGAAAGAATGATTCGTTCAGTAGCCAATTTAACTCGTCAAGATGGGGAAGAATTTTTAGAGTTAGCTCCTGTAATTCCCGTTCATACTCAAGTCGAAGTTTTTCCTCTAATAAAAGCTAATGAGGCTTTGGAAGCTTTACGCTTGGGGAAATTTAATGGGGCAGCCGTTTTAGTGATGGATTAA
- a CDS encoding class I SAM-dependent methyltransferase: MEKFNYYDKIAKIYDQTRWLTPSIAEEVVDEIVVLVKATPVTTFLEPGVGTGLNVLPLVKRGYCVTGIDASQEMLAQFRQKLHSIPPNLKLIHADASRLPFSDNSFDVILTVHMLHTVSNWRKFLDEVERVLKPSGFYLNAQWLTPPARKEFEDYFRVILSEYEPLKHSKRVNQTLNNINVDKYLQSKKYRSNYLIAKEWTVTNTVEELLSFFKLRAYGLCWQVPEAIFYSALKDFEEFCCDHYGSLKTELSSTAKFEIWTYSTS, encoded by the coding sequence GTGGAAAAATTTAATTATTATGATAAAATTGCCAAAATCTACGATCAGACTCGATGGTTGACACCATCAATCGCCGAGGAGGTTGTAGATGAGATCGTTGTCTTAGTTAAAGCAACCCCCGTGACAACTTTTTTAGAGCCTGGGGTGGGCACCGGCTTGAACGTTCTTCCATTGGTCAAACGTGGCTATTGTGTTACGGGAATTGATGCTTCTCAAGAAATGCTCGCTCAGTTCCGTCAAAAGCTGCACTCCATCCCTCCAAATCTGAAGCTAATTCATGCAGATGCTTCTCGACTGCCTTTTTCCGATAACAGTTTTGACGTTATCTTAACCGTTCATATGCTCCACACCGTTTCTAATTGGAGGAAGTTTTTAGATGAAGTTGAGCGGGTACTTAAACCCTCGGGTTTTTATTTGAATGCTCAATGGCTCACTCCCCCTGCCCGAAAAGAATTTGAGGATTATTTCCGAGTTATTTTATCGGAGTACGAACCGTTGAAACATTCAAAAAGGGTTAATCAAACCCTTAATAATATTAATGTCGACAAATATTTACAGAGCAAAAAATACCGCTCAAACTATCTAATAGCTAAAGAGTGGACAGTTACCAATACAGTTGAAGAACTGCTCAGTTTTTTTAAACTGCGGGCTTATGGGTTATGCTGGCAAGTACCAGAGGCAATATTTTATAGTGCCCTAAAAGATTTTGAAGAGTTTTGTTGTGATCATTACGGCTCATTAAAAACAGAGTTATCATCAACAGCTAAGTTTGAGATTTGGACATATAGCACCAGTTAA
- a CDS encoding carboxymuconolactone decarboxylase family protein: protein MEFTIYDLETAPPDSKEALRHAKETFGLIPNLEGILAQAPPVLKGSMALWDLFETSSFTPIERQVIYLSVNYFHECGYCMAAHSGLAKKIGMANEDIEALRVGQPLTDPKLQALRSFTVRMLEERGWVKNEEIEGFIAAGYTKQQVLEVILAIAVKVIHNYTNHIAQTPLDKAFRPYAWSKPDPNVARPGNFPLRSS, encoded by the coding sequence ATGGAATTTACAATTTACGATCTTGAAACTGCGCCCCCCGACTCCAAGGAAGCTTTACGCCATGCCAAAGAAACATTTGGGTTAATTCCTAATTTAGAGGGAATTCTCGCCCAAGCTCCCCCAGTCTTAAAAGGGTCAATGGCGTTGTGGGACTTATTTGAGACAAGCAGCTTTACACCTATCGAACGACAAGTCATCTATTTAAGCGTCAATTACTTTCATGAGTGTGGCTATTGCATGGCCGCCCATAGTGGGTTAGCAAAAAAGATAGGCATGGCTAATGAAGACATTGAAGCCCTTCGGGTCGGTCAACCTTTAACAGATCCTAAATTACAAGCACTACGATCGTTTACAGTGAGAATGCTTGAGGAGCGAGGTTGGGTCAAAAATGAAGAGATTGAAGGATTTATCGCTGCCGGTTACACAAAGCAGCAGGTTTTAGAAGTGATTTTGGCCATTGCGGTCAAAGTCATCCACAATTACACTAATCACATCGCTCAAACTCCTTTAGATAAAGCCTTTCGACCTTATGCCTGGTCAAAACCTGACCCGAATGTAGCTCGGCCAGGGAATTTTCCCTTAAGATCCTCTTAA
- a CDS encoding TetR/AcrR family transcriptional regulator — protein MTTRSTSARQKILETASELFYQKGIQYVGINEIIATSGVAKRTFYRWFPSKDQLIEQVMKYRSAQWLQWFEDAIAVTGNTPVERLLATFDVLGAWYAQPDFRGCPFINAVLEIADSSHPAHQVSVDLREAIRVCIMELASLAGVKDPVSFSQQYLLLIGGASLMATIEGNPSGAQYARKALSVLIAAHIE, from the coding sequence ATGACTACCCGCTCAACGTCTGCCCGTCAAAAAATTTTAGAAACCGCCTCTGAGTTGTTTTATCAAAAGGGAATTCAATATGTAGGCATCAATGAAATTATTGCTACATCAGGCGTGGCCAAGCGAACCTTTTATCGCTGGTTTCCTTCCAAAGACCAACTGATCGAACAAGTGATGAAATATCGCTCCGCTCAATGGTTGCAATGGTTTGAAGATGCGATCGCGGTAACTGGGAATACACCAGTTGAACGCTTGCTAGCAACTTTTGATGTTTTGGGAGCTTGGTATGCTCAACCCGACTTTCGGGGTTGTCCCTTTATCAACGCGGTTTTAGAAATTGCCGATTCTTCTCATCCGGCTCATCAAGTTTCAGTGGATTTAAGAGAAGCTATCCGTGTTTGTATTATGGAATTAGCCTCACTAGCAGGTGTTAAAGATCCTGTCTCATTTTCACAACAGTATTTGCTTTTAATTGGAGGGGCGAGCTTGATGGCCACCATTGAAGGCAATCCATCTGGGGCGCAATATGCTCGAAAAGCCTTATCTGTGTTAATTGCTGCTCATATTGAGTGA
- a CDS encoding alpha/beta fold hydrolase, which yields MGKVINIILVHGFWADGSCWDEIIPTLLAEGYEVIAVQNPLTSLADDIAATKRALDRIDGKCILVGHSWGGFVITTVGNDERVAGLVYVAALAPEENESMMDLMSKYAAPSPHFQEQNGFVWISCEGVAQVLANGLSQERKALIYATQTTPSTSLTEVKASFPAWKNKPSWYILAGNDKAVPPDLQRELSMRMKAKTITVESSHFPMISHSKEVLEVIREAAASSQ from the coding sequence ATGGGCAAAGTTATAAACATCATCTTGGTTCACGGTTTTTGGGCGGATGGCTCTTGTTGGGACGAAATTATTCCAACGCTTTTAGCAGAAGGCTACGAAGTTATTGCAGTTCAAAACCCTCTAACCTCTCTAGCAGACGACATTGCGGCGACAAAACGTGCTTTAGACCGTATTGATGGGAAATGTATTCTAGTTGGTCATTCGTGGGGTGGTTTTGTTATTACTACAGTCGGTAACGACGAGCGGGTTGCTGGCTTAGTCTACGTTGCTGCACTTGCTCCCGAAGAAAACGAATCTATGATGGATTTAATGAGTAAATACGCAGCCCCTTCACCCCACTTTCAAGAACAAAATGGTTTTGTTTGGATTTCTTGTGAAGGTGTTGCTCAAGTTTTAGCTAATGGCCTTTCGCAAGAAAGAAAGGCACTAATTTATGCGACTCAAACAACACCATCTACATCATTAACCGAAGTTAAGGCAAGTTTCCCCGCCTGGAAAAATAAGCCAAGCTGGTATATCTTAGCAGGGAACGATAAGGCTGTTCCGCCTGATTTACAGCGTGAGTTGTCTATGCGAATGAAGGCAAAAACAATTACCGTCGAATCAAGCCATTTTCCCATGATTTCCCACTCAAAGGAAGTTTTAGAAGTAATCAGGGAAGCCGCAGCGAGCAGTCAATAA
- a CDS encoding MBL fold metallo-hydrolase, which produces MKRSNPNQEINLPLSETVEKPNFASGSLLFVGTATVVLRYAGFTILTDPNFLHQGDHIHLGYGIRSTRLTNPGLEIEELPPLDFIILSHFHEDHFDRVAVDKLNKSLPIITTDHAAKNLKNKGFTRVYPLKSWESFTIKKGEALVQITAMPARHGPGIFQALLPPVIGSILEFFRENKNQSSTLTLSEQMEEESQTTAPIFRLYITGDTIIYEELKKIPQHYKNIDLALLHLGGTKVLGILLTMDARLGVEAIQIIEPRLSIPIHFNDYTIFKSSLEEFIEAVKQAGLEERVMYLKHGDTYQWIIDN; this is translated from the coding sequence ATGAAAAGGAGCAACCCAAATCAAGAAATTAATCTTCCTTTATCAGAAACTGTTGAAAAACCGAATTTTGCTAGTGGCTCACTTTTGTTTGTGGGAACAGCTACGGTTGTACTACGTTATGCTGGCTTTACAATCCTAACAGATCCTAACTTTCTCCATCAAGGAGATCATATTCATTTAGGTTATGGGATACGCAGTACCCGTTTAACCAATCCAGGGTTAGAGATTGAGGAGTTACCCCCTTTAGACTTTATTATCCTGTCACATTTTCACGAAGATCATTTTGATCGTGTGGCGGTGGATAAATTAAATAAAAGTCTGCCAATTATTACGACCGACCATGCTGCTAAAAACCTAAAAAATAAAGGCTTTACTAGGGTTTATCCCTTAAAAAGTTGGGAAAGTTTCACAATAAAAAAAGGAGAAGCTCTAGTTCAGATTACGGCCATGCCAGCAAGACATGGTCCGGGAATTTTTCAAGCTCTGTTACCCCCAGTAATAGGCAGTATACTGGAATTTTTTCGAGAAAATAAGAATCAATCTTCGACCCTTACCCTATCTGAACAGATGGAGGAAGAGAGTCAAACTACAGCACCTATCTTTCGTCTTTACATAACTGGCGATACTATAATTTATGAGGAGCTAAAAAAAATTCCACAGCATTACAAAAATATTGACTTAGCCTTACTTCACTTGGGCGGAACAAAAGTGTTGGGAATTTTGTTGACTATGGATGCAAGACTTGGTGTAGAAGCTATTCAAATTATTGAACCCCGTTTAAGTATCCCAATCCACTTTAATGATTACACGATTTTTAAATCATCACTCGAAGAGTTTATAGAAGCCGTAAAACAAGCCGGATTAGAAGAGCGAGTCATGTATTTAAAGCACGGAGATACTTATCAATGGATAATTGATAATTGA
- a CDS encoding TetR/AcrR family transcriptional regulator, with protein MARHKEFNQLEALSKAMETFWRYGYSGTSIQDLTESMGINRGSLYDTFGDKRSLFLAAIAHYDETVLQRLISDLEDQSASKEAIIAYFHHMIERIVDDKTHRGCFAINTAVELCPHDRETQQRIAKNLQRIEDAFYQALVRATQKGEMAICDNLRE; from the coding sequence ATGGCAAGACACAAGGAGTTTAACCAACTTGAAGCACTCTCCAAAGCAATGGAAACCTTTTGGCGTTATGGCTACTCGGGGACATCCATCCAAGATTTAACCGAGAGTATGGGAATCAACCGAGGCAGTCTTTATGATACCTTCGGGGATAAGCGATCTTTGTTTCTCGCCGCGATCGCCCATTATGATGAAACCGTCCTACAGCGTTTAATTAGCGATTTAGAAGACCAAAGTGCCTCTAAAGAAGCTATTATCGCTTATTTTCACCATATGATCGAGAGAATAGTTGACGATAAAACTCACCGAGGCTGTTTTGCGATCAACACCGCCGTTGAACTGTGTCCTCATGATAGGGAAACCCAACAGCGTATCGCCAAAAACTTACAACGAATTGAAGATGCTTTCTACCAAGCTTTAGTTCGTGCCACTCAAAAAGGCGAAATGGCCATTTGTGACAACTTAAGAGAATAA
- a CDS encoding HEAT repeat domain-containing protein, translated as MSNSQAPFISNQQPLTEVETEALLKTVNYQVATQTFDSGDRQLIAQMVESLGDSRGMVRLGFAEALGQVGKPAVPFLLEALAHHPNPVVRRAAAKTLTLIGDPSAVPNLINALLHDEDTVVKSSAVGALAKTGEAAVPPLLEILVSKEHPESTKGHAAWALAFIGPEAKEIWYREINSESNVIRTAVIGAIAKIAEEAPEEKAFAILINALGDADETVRTEAAAVLGNLAYQPAVPHLIKALAHLDGESRKAAALALMKIGDLTALTPLELAYKKEPEETVCRVMELAISQLEKRKCQK; from the coding sequence ATGTCTAACTCACAAGCTCCTTTCATCAGTAATCAACAGCCACTCACCGAGGTAGAAACTGAGGCTCTACTCAAGACAGTTAATTACCAAGTAGCCACTCAAACCTTTGATTCGGGCGATCGCCAGCTTATTGCCCAAATGGTTGAGAGTTTAGGAGATTCTCGCGGGATGGTTCGGCTCGGTTTTGCCGAAGCTTTAGGACAAGTAGGAAAGCCGGCAGTTCCCTTCTTACTCGAAGCATTAGCCCATCATCCTAATCCAGTAGTCCGCCGGGCAGCTGCTAAAACTTTAACTCTCATTGGAGACCCCAGTGCAGTTCCCAACTTAATTAATGCTCTTTTACACGATGAGGATACAGTAGTTAAAAGCTCTGCGGTAGGCGCTTTAGCCAAAACCGGCGAAGCAGCAGTTCCCCCTTTACTAGAGATTTTAGTCTCGAAGGAACATCCAGAAAGTACCAAAGGCCACGCGGCTTGGGCATTAGCGTTTATTGGACCAGAAGCCAAAGAGATTTGGTATCGAGAAATTAATTCAGAGTCGAATGTCATCAGGACTGCGGTAATTGGAGCGATCGCCAAAATTGCTGAAGAAGCCCCAGAAGAAAAAGCCTTCGCCATTCTCATCAATGCTCTTGGGGATGCCGATGAAACGGTTCGCACTGAAGCAGCAGCCGTTTTAGGAAATTTAGCCTATCAGCCGGCAGTTCCTCATCTGATTAAAGCATTAGCTCATCTCGATGGAGAAAGTCGAAAGGCGGCGGCACTGGCTTTGATGAAAATAGGAGATCTCACCGCCCTAACTCCCCTAGAATTAGCTTACAAAAAAGAACCTGAAGAAACTGTTTGCCGAGTAATGGAGTTAGCTATTTCTCAACTCGAAAAACGAAAATGTCAGAAATGA
- a CDS encoding chromophore lyase CpcT/CpeT, producing MSNSLLLDLARCMAGDFSNYQQSSQNPQDFAHIRIFFRPLPFDFFGGIGFYSEQTYDYDLWTPYRQGIHRLIVQNEQIYIENYGLKNAYLYAGAGHNLDILKTLKPDCIERRYNCSMIFSKEQNLWRGNVEGNQCLIERNGRQTYLVSEVELTENTWVSLDRGMDLNTHEQVWGSVHGPLRFEKRTSFADELPILSEHQCLTPD from the coding sequence ATGAGCAATTCATTACTGTTAGATTTAGCTCGTTGCATGGCAGGGGATTTTAGTAACTATCAACAAAGTTCCCAAAATCCTCAAGACTTTGCTCATATTCGCATTTTTTTCCGTCCTCTTCCCTTTGACTTTTTTGGCGGAATAGGGTTTTATTCTGAACAAACTTATGACTATGATCTGTGGACTCCTTATCGTCAAGGAATTCATCGGTTAATTGTTCAAAATGAACAAATTTATATCGAAAATTATGGATTAAAAAATGCTTATCTTTATGCCGGAGCCGGTCATAATTTAGATATCTTAAAAACCCTTAAACCAGATTGTATCGAGCGTCGTTATAACTGTTCTATGATCTTTAGCAAAGAACAAAATTTATGGCGAGGCAATGTAGAAGGGAATCAATGTTTGATTGAACGTAATGGAAGACAAACTTATTTAGTGAGTGAAGTTGAATTAACGGAAAACACTTGGGTCAGTTTAGACCGAGGCATGGATCTTAATACTCATGAACAAGTTTGGGGGTCAGTTCATGGCCCGTTAAGGTTTGAAAAACGAACCAGTTTTGCTGATGAACTCCCTATTTTAAGTGAACATCAGTGTTTGACCCCAGATTAA
- a CDS encoding phycobiliprotein lyase, whose amino-acid sequence MDIAEFVKLSFGKWRSQRSAHNLAFSHFEQVISTIDIVPLSSEDPAVIALCESYKIEPKLAIHPFRMSWEGESDWEEGEIIKGTTILVPISDPNDPKKGQLLRDQGYAETIPSVGNYHFNEEGCFILITPYDRAMAEERIWFGTPNLRFRVSLIKTSAGTGVVTASFASEIRCLDKE is encoded by the coding sequence ATGGATATTGCAGAATTTGTTAAACTTTCTTTCGGAAAATGGCGCTCACAACGAAGTGCCCATAATCTTGCTTTTAGTCATTTTGAACAAGTCATTTCTACCATTGATATTGTTCCTTTATCTTCTGAAGATCCAGCCGTAATTGCTCTATGTGAATCTTATAAAATTGAGCCAAAATTGGCAATTCATCCCTTTCGCATGAGTTGGGAAGGAGAGTCAGATTGGGAAGAAGGGGAAATTATCAAAGGGACAACCATTCTCGTTCCTATTAGCGACCCTAACGACCCGAAAAAAGGTCAATTATTAAGAGATCAAGGCTATGCTGAAACCATTCCTTCTGTCGGAAATTATCATTTTAATGAAGAGGGTTGTTTTATTTTAATCACTCCTTATGATCGAGCAATGGCAGAAGAAAGAATCTGGTTTGGCACGCCTAATCTTCGCTTTCGAGTTTCTTTGATTAAAACCAGTGCTGGGACAGGAGTCGTTACGGCTTCTTTTGCTTCAGAAATTCGGTGTTTAGACAAGGAATAA
- a CDS encoding phycobilisome rod-core linker polypeptide, with translation MSLVLDAPIELRNPTDPEQLSAVIRAVYKQVLGNPHVMESERLVSAESQLTNGTITVREFVRQVAKSDFYRRRYFESCTPYRFVELNFKHLLGRAPSSQAEVSEHICRSIEEGYDAEIDSYIDSAEYQDNFGENIVPYYKGAKTSPGTKQVNYNRTLSLYQGYAGVDSAFNASRLAEAIATNKGNKIKLPSSGGRLGAYQDATEKMFKIVVKGAKFDAPRRVSNTEYLVSGAKMTPQIQHIHRAGGKIVSITEVG, from the coding sequence ATGAGTCTAGTTTTAGATGCACCCATAGAACTCCGTAATCCCACTGACCCGGAACAATTATCCGCCGTCATTCGTGCTGTGTACAAGCAAGTTTTAGGCAACCCTCACGTCATGGAGAGTGAGCGTTTAGTGAGTGCAGAATCTCAATTAACCAATGGCACTATCACAGTCCGAGAATTCGTGCGTCAGGTGGCTAAATCAGATTTTTATCGCCGTCGCTATTTTGAATCTTGTACTCCCTATCGCTTTGTTGAACTGAATTTTAAACATCTTTTAGGCCGCGCTCCCTCTTCCCAAGCGGAAGTCTCAGAACATATCTGTCGCTCTATTGAGGAAGGATACGACGCAGAAATCGATTCTTATATTGATAGTGCGGAGTATCAAGATAACTTTGGAGAAAATATTGTTCCTTATTACAAAGGCGCAAAAACTTCACCCGGAACCAAGCAGGTTAACTATAACCGCACTTTGTCCCTATATCAAGGTTATGCAGGAGTTGACAGTGCTTTTAATGCTTCTCGTCTGGCCGAAGCCATAGCGACCAATAAGGGGAATAAAATTAAATTGCCCAGTTCCGGTGGACGTTTGGGAGCTTATCAAGATGCCACTGAAAAAATGTTTAAAATCGTGGTTAAGGGAGCTAAATTTGACGCACCGCGTCGGGTCAGCAATACAGAATATCTCGTATCCGGGGCAAAGATGACTCCTCAGATACAACATATTCATCGCGCTGGGGGTAAAATAGTCAGTATTACCGAAGTGGGTTAA